A region from the Lycium barbarum isolate Lr01 chromosome 8, ASM1917538v2, whole genome shotgun sequence genome encodes:
- the LOC132608179 gene encoding cold shock protein 2-like yields MGRAHSGGGDKKAHRFDSFGGPIRGGGHHDRVHHHPYSRPIQSSLQALAGGSSGYSGHGSEQTSRGSYSRPSDRGGYSGSSMTVQQPMARGACFECGETGHYARECPRSRQGSRVQTSRPPALPARGGGYSGRGGSQSGRGGHQPSRGGHQSGRGGAQSVRGGSQAVRSGCGGTQSEGGRAHFYAF; encoded by the coding sequence ATGGGTCGGGCACATAGTGGGGGTGGCGACAAGAAAGCTCATAGATTTGACAGTTTCGGAGGTCCTATTAGAGGTGGGGGACACCATGACAGGGTTCATCATCATCCCTACAGCCGCCCCATCCAGTCATCACTACAGGCTTTAGCAGGTGGTTCTTCAGGTTATAGCGGGCACGGTTCTGAGCAGACTTCCCGAGGTTCTTACTCTCGACCTTCAGACCGCGGAGGGTATTCTGGTTCTTCTATGACAGTTCAGCAGCCTATGGCCAGAGGAGCATGTTTTGAGTGTGGTGAGACAGGGCATTACGCGAGAGAGTGTCCTAGATCTAGGCAGGGTTCCAGAGTTCAGACATCTAGGCCTCCAGCACTGCCAGCTAGAGGAGGAGGATATTCTGGTAGAGGGGGTTCGCAGTCGGGCAGGGGTGGCCATCAGCCTAGCAGAGGTGGTCATCAGTCTGGTAGGGGCGGCGCTCAGTCCGTGAGAGGGGGATCTCAGGCAGTCCGTAGTGGTTGTGGAGGCACACAGTCCGAGGGTGGACGTGCCCATTTCTATGCTTTTTAG
- the LOC132608180 gene encoding uncharacterized protein LOC132608180, whose protein sequence is MAKAYTQDEFDQLMLKVQKVDMRVAEYLDEAGRDRWARVYATVNRGWTMTSKIAECINKHLLAAREPIYDFLEEVRKMFDRWNYTNRRSGTYTFTTLGKKFQEMLSINEYLCLRMTIEPSTEFVCHMFQLDEIPCPHAWAVIKQKHLVVDNYCSDLFMPETVVKTYDITVDPLLDEREWKIPKDILDEVVLPPRYKIPPGRPKKRRDKPLHELMAGKKRHACSTCG, encoded by the exons ATGGCAAAAGCATATACGCAAGATGAGTTTGATCAGTTGATGCTTAAGGTTCAGAAAGTAGATATGCGGGTTGCAGAGTATTTGGATGAAGCTGGTAGGGATAGGTGGGCTAGAGTTTATGCAACTGTCAACCGAGGTTGGACAATGACTTCTAAGATTGCGGAGTGTATTAACAAACATCTTCTAGCTGCTAGAGAACCGATATATGACTTTCTGGAAGAGGTTCGAAAGATGTTTGATAGATGGAATTACACTAATAGGAGAAGTGGAACATACACGTTCACCACACTCGGTAAAAAATTCCAAGAGATGCTGTCAATCAATGAGTATTTGTGTCTACGAATGACG ATTGAACCATCAACAGAATTTGT TTGTCATATGTTTCAATTAGACGAAATCCCATGTCCGCACGCATGGGCTGTTATAAAACAGAAACATTTGGTTGTTGATAATTATTGCTCCGATTTATTCATGCCAGAGACAGTTGTAAAGACATACGATATTACTGTGGATCCTCTACTAGACGAGCGTGAATGGAAAATTCCAAAAGACATCTTGGATGAAGTGGTGTTGCCTCCGAGATACAAAATACCACCTGGTCGGCCAAAGAAGAGGCGTGACAAACCTTTACATGAATTAATGGCTGGAAAAAAGAGACATGCTTGCAGTACTTGTGGATAA